From Coraliomargarita parva, one genomic window encodes:
- the gyrB gene encoding DNA topoisomerase (ATP-hydrolyzing) subunit B — MSEEKEPENLTQEAIAAQAAKDVYDSSKIQKLEGLEGVRKRPDMYIGDTNERGLHHCVFEIVDNSIDEALAGYCSQVTVNIHNDGSCSIEDDGRGIPVDIHPKYQIPALELVMTNLHAGGKFGKGAYQVSGGLHGVGAKCVNAVSEWFEVEVRRDHKVHKMEFSRGITTQKMKVIGETKRTGTRIAFSPDPEIFLTTREFKFEILGKRLRELAFLNPGIKILFNDERVNKSETFLFKDGIAEYVTFLNENKNIIHPEPISFHGEAPTPNPDLDANIVVDIAFQYNDGYSDQIYAYANSIHNIEGGTHLSGFRTALTRVINAYAKANNILKDKDPNLSGDDAREGLTAVISVKVPEPRFEGQTKTKLSNGEVDGIVQKITGEELKYYFETNPQVAKKLIDKCLNAARAREAARKARETVRKGALSSGGLPGKLADCSSKDPSISELYIVEGDSAGGSAKQGRDRATQAILPLRGKLLNVEKARLDKVLGNNEIRALITAVGTGIGDHEGDGAFDVAKARYHKVIIMTDADVDGAHIRTLLLTFLFRQMKGLIEAGYVYIAQPPLYKIKRKRREQYVDNDGQLNRILLELGSEDVNLVRLRDNRDLAGEAVDLLVECMSRLDMIGRGVTRYGCDFASYLDQHIAETYELPRYIVRIRTGNDEEFQFLKDDDERSAFHAKFDLTEADASDTIQREVVTDDGMKVQQRISLHEIFESTEMSKLLRELAEAGMDVTKFSRTEEARYHLIENKGDEKKENIIELHSIIELVDNIRTIGRRGLQIQRYKGLGEMNPKQLYETTMDPNTRRLLKVDIADAAVADGIFSMLMGEDVPSRRAFIEDNALNVSHLDV; from the coding sequence ATGTCAGAAGAAAAAGAACCCGAGAATCTTACCCAGGAAGCGATTGCTGCGCAGGCCGCCAAAGACGTCTATGACTCGTCCAAGATCCAGAAACTGGAAGGCCTGGAAGGGGTCCGCAAGCGGCCCGACATGTACATCGGTGATACCAATGAACGGGGGCTTCACCACTGCGTTTTTGAAATTGTCGACAATTCCATCGATGAAGCACTGGCCGGTTACTGCTCGCAGGTCACCGTCAACATTCATAATGACGGCTCCTGCTCCATTGAGGACGATGGCCGCGGCATTCCGGTCGACATCCACCCGAAGTACCAAATTCCTGCCTTGGAGTTGGTCATGACCAACCTGCACGCCGGCGGCAAGTTCGGCAAGGGTGCCTATCAGGTGTCCGGCGGCCTGCACGGCGTGGGTGCCAAGTGTGTGAACGCAGTTTCCGAATGGTTCGAAGTCGAGGTGCGCCGTGACCACAAGGTCCACAAGATGGAATTCTCCCGCGGCATCACCACCCAGAAGATGAAGGTGATCGGTGAAACCAAGCGCACCGGTACCCGCATCGCATTTTCACCCGACCCGGAAATCTTCCTCACGACCCGCGAATTCAAGTTTGAGATTCTGGGCAAGCGCCTGCGCGAACTCGCCTTCCTCAACCCCGGAATCAAGATCCTGTTCAACGACGAGCGGGTGAATAAATCCGAAACTTTCCTCTTCAAGGACGGAATCGCGGAATACGTTACTTTCCTCAACGAAAACAAAAACATCATCCACCCGGAGCCGATCTCCTTCCACGGTGAAGCGCCGACGCCGAATCCCGACCTGGATGCAAACATTGTTGTCGATATCGCCTTCCAATACAATGACGGCTACAGCGATCAAATCTACGCTTATGCCAACTCGATTCACAATATCGAGGGCGGTACCCACTTGTCCGGCTTCCGTACCGCATTGACCCGCGTGATCAACGCTTACGCGAAAGCCAATAATATCCTGAAGGACAAGGACCCGAACCTCTCCGGTGATGACGCCCGGGAAGGCCTCACCGCGGTCATTTCGGTCAAGGTGCCCGAGCCCCGCTTCGAAGGCCAGACCAAGACCAAGCTTTCCAACGGCGAGGTCGATGGCATCGTCCAGAAAATCACCGGCGAGGAGCTTAAGTATTACTTCGAGACCAACCCGCAGGTCGCCAAGAAACTCATCGACAAGTGCCTCAACGCCGCCCGTGCCCGTGAAGCCGCCCGCAAGGCACGCGAAACGGTCCGTAAAGGCGCACTCTCCTCCGGTGGTCTCCCCGGCAAGCTCGCCGACTGCTCGTCCAAGGACCCGTCCATCTCCGAGCTCTACATTGTGGAGGGTGATTCCGCCGGTGGTTCCGCCAAGCAAGGACGGGACCGCGCCACCCAGGCGATCCTGCCGCTTCGTGGTAAACTCTTGAACGTGGAAAAGGCACGCCTCGACAAGGTGCTCGGCAACAACGAAATCCGCGCCCTCATCACTGCAGTCGGTACCGGCATCGGTGACCATGAAGGCGACGGCGCATTCGATGTGGCCAAGGCCCGTTACCACAAGGTCATCATCATGACCGATGCGGACGTCGATGGCGCACACATCCGCACCCTCCTCCTGACTTTCCTCTTCCGTCAAATGAAGGGACTGATCGAAGCCGGCTATGTTTATATTGCCCAACCGCCGCTCTATAAGATCAAGCGCAAGCGTCGCGAGCAATACGTCGACAACGACGGCCAGCTGAACCGCATCCTGCTCGAGCTCGGTTCGGAAGACGTCAATCTCGTCCGCCTGCGAGACAACCGCGATTTGGCCGGCGAAGCCGTTGACCTCCTTGTGGAATGCATGTCGCGCCTCGATATGATCGGTCGCGGGGTGACCCGCTACGGTTGCGATTTTGCTTCGTATCTCGACCAACACATCGCCGAAACTTACGAACTGCCCCGCTACATCGTGCGCATCCGCACGGGTAACGACGAAGAGTTCCAGTTCCTCAAGGACGACGACGAGCGCAGCGCCTTCCACGCGAAATTCGATCTCACCGAGGCCGATGCCAGCGACACCATTCAACGCGAAGTCGTCACCGACGACGGCATGAAGGTGCAGCAACGCATCTCGCTGCATGAGATTTTCGAGTCCACGGAAATGTCGAAACTGCTCCGCGAACTGGCCGAGGCCGGCATGGATGTCACCAAGTTCTCCCGCACCGAAGAAGCCCGTTATCACCTCATCGAGAACAAGGGCGACGAGAAGAAGGAAAACATCATCGAACTGCACTCGATCATCGAGCTGGTCGATAATATCCGAACCATCGGACGCCGCGGCCTGCAAATCCAGCGATACAAGGGTCTGGGTGAAATGAATCCGAAACAGCTCTACGAGACCACGATGGATCCGAACACACGTCGCCTCCTTAAGGTCGACATCGCCGACGCCGCTGTCGCGGATGGCATCTTCTCCATGCTCATGGGTGAAGACGTCCCCTCACGCCGTGCCTTCATCGAAGACAACGCACTCAACGTCTCCCACCTGGACGTGTAA
- a CDS encoding RrF2 family transcriptional regulator — protein MKLSHKLEYACRVLAQLARTYGQDKLAHIEDLAEAEDVPANYLVQILNELRNSGLIMSKRGKQGGYALARAPERIGLDEIVRAIDPELLELNFDTAGHSGGRVSAIWKELGSDFEKKLCSYSLDAFVVAEPGEMYYI, from the coding sequence GTGAAGCTATCGCATAAACTTGAATATGCCTGCCGTGTTCTAGCCCAGTTGGCTCGTACTTACGGGCAGGACAAACTGGCGCACATTGAGGATCTGGCCGAGGCGGAGGATGTCCCGGCAAATTATCTGGTTCAGATTCTGAATGAGCTGCGGAATTCGGGTTTAATTATGAGCAAACGCGGCAAGCAGGGGGGCTATGCGCTGGCCCGTGCGCCGGAGCGGATCGGACTGGACGAGATTGTCCGGGCGATTGATCCGGAGTTGCTGGAGCTCAATTTCGATACGGCGGGGCATTCCGGTGGCAGGGTCTCGGCGATCTGGAAGGAACTGGGCTCCGATTTCGAAAAGAAGCTCTGCTCGTACAGTCTGGATGCCTTCGTGGTCGCGGAGCCCGGAGAGATGTATTATATCTGA
- a CDS encoding SLC13 family permease yields the protein MTWEIIFVFLLLAFAIGSFIWERISADLTAMTVFGVLIFVSMITHSDQLPPLEQTLGVFSNSAPITIAAMFIVSAALERTGAIDLITAYLRKLVKFPYKGFIFIMILGVAAVSAFVNNTPVVIVLMPVILTLSREMGVAASKLLIPLSYASIFGGTCTLLGTSTNLLASGILRDAGREPISMFELSSVGLPILIFGALYLVLFGNKLLPHRETLTSILSDEERKEFMTEAFVRAGSAFVGRNVADSGLLKGRGIRLLEIVRHGVAIQGDPKKTTLEAGDRLVLACRPAGVAEAHAIKGITLPGELSEGLETIASDEGAIVEGVVSPHASVVGKTLGEINFRQRFRMVVVAVHRKGTNQRERLASLRLQQGDTLLMMGSTKAIDSLANSDEIIILDRPRVPARSVRAKMPIAMATAIGIVALATVNIVPIVAAVSLGVCILLLTGCMKPKDAYASVEWSILIIIFGMLALGQAMDSTGASLLIAESLTNLVEKIATGTTQHLIMLALIYIITSTFTEFLSNNAAVALMVPIALGIAATLGIDPRPLVIATCIAASASFATPIGYQTNTYVYGVGGYRFGDFARVGIPLNIICFIVSMVVIPMVWEF from the coding sequence ATGACATGGGAAATTATTTTCGTCTTCCTGCTGCTGGCCTTTGCTATCGGCAGTTTTATATGGGAACGCATCTCGGCCGATCTGACTGCGATGACGGTTTTTGGCGTGCTCATCTTCGTGAGCATGATCACACACAGCGATCAATTGCCGCCCCTGGAGCAGACGCTCGGCGTCTTCAGTAATTCGGCGCCCATCACCATCGCGGCCATGTTCATCGTCAGTGCCGCACTCGAACGGACCGGGGCCATCGACCTGATCACGGCCTACCTGCGCAAGCTGGTAAAGTTTCCTTACAAAGGCTTTATCTTCATCATGATCCTCGGGGTCGCGGCCGTGTCGGCCTTCGTCAACAATACGCCGGTCGTGATCGTGCTGATGCCGGTCATCCTCACCCTCTCACGTGAGATGGGCGTCGCCGCCTCCAAGTTGCTGATCCCGCTGTCCTATGCGTCTATTTTCGGCGGGACTTGCACCCTATTGGGTACCAGTACCAACCTGCTGGCCTCAGGCATCCTTCGGGATGCCGGCCGCGAACCAATCAGCATGTTCGAGCTCTCCTCGGTGGGCCTGCCGATCCTCATTTTCGGCGCCCTCTACCTGGTGTTATTCGGCAATAAACTCCTTCCACACCGGGAAACACTGACCTCCATCCTCTCGGACGAGGAACGCAAGGAATTCATGACGGAGGCATTCGTCCGCGCAGGATCCGCATTTGTCGGTCGAAACGTTGCCGACAGCGGCCTGTTGAAAGGTCGCGGAATACGTCTGCTCGAAATCGTCCGCCATGGTGTGGCGATTCAAGGGGATCCCAAAAAGACCACCCTCGAAGCCGGTGACCGACTGGTCTTGGCCTGCCGCCCCGCCGGAGTGGCCGAAGCCCATGCCATCAAAGGGATCACTCTGCCCGGCGAACTCTCCGAAGGCCTGGAAACCATTGCCAGTGACGAAGGTGCCATTGTCGAAGGTGTGGTTTCCCCGCACGCCTCGGTCGTCGGCAAGACACTGGGTGAGATCAATTTCCGTCAACGCTTCCGGATGGTGGTCGTAGCGGTCCACCGGAAAGGCACAAACCAGCGAGAGCGCCTCGCCAGCTTGCGTCTGCAGCAGGGCGACACCCTCTTGATGATGGGCTCAACCAAGGCCATTGATTCCCTGGCCAATAGTGACGAAATCATCATTTTGGACCGCCCCCGCGTACCCGCACGCAGTGTGCGTGCAAAAATGCCGATCGCCATGGCCACTGCAATCGGCATTGTCGCCCTTGCGACAGTCAACATCGTCCCCATTGTTGCCGCCGTATCCCTGGGGGTCTGCATCCTCCTGCTCACCGGATGCATGAAGCCGAAGGACGCCTATGCCTCGGTCGAATGGAGCATCCTGATCATTATCTTCGGCATGCTGGCACTCGGCCAGGCCATGGACTCCACCGGAGCCAGCCTCTTGATCGCCGAAAGCTTGACTAATCTCGTCGAGAAAATCGCGACCGGCACAACCCAACACCTCATCATGCTGGCGCTCATTTATATCATTACCTCGACCTTCACCGAATTCCTCTCCAACAACGCCGCCGTTGCGCTGATGGTCCCGATCGCGCTGGGAATCGCCGCAACGCTGGGGATCGACCCACGGCCACTCGTCATTGCAACCTGTATCGCCGCCTCGGCCAGCTTTGCCACCCCCATCGGTTATCAAACCAATACCTATGTCTACGGGGTTGGCGGCTACCGCTTCGGCGACTTTGCCCGGGTCGGTATCCCGCTGAACATTATTTGCTTCATCGTTTCGATGGTCGTCATCCCCATGGTTTGGGAGTTCTAG
- a CDS encoding cytochrome c oxidase assembly protein, whose translation MQLHWHTEPLLLISLLLTGWLYALGTGPLRTRIAKRNIPYPFGRAVSFYSGLALAYLAVGSPLDQLGEQFLFSAHMVQHMLLIYFTPTLFFFGTPPWLVDWLLQPLPIRRTMRFLTHPAFGGFTFTFVYTVWHMPVAYEIALHDKRLHILEHWTMFSLGTLMLWPFLTNSSLVPKRSYPVRLVTIFLLMVGQLPVFAFLTFSGDAIYPTYAWAPRIINLDPLNDQIIGGIIMKVVNMGFSLTILGTCFYLWAKSEATDDVEASIPPGKAALTR comes from the coding sequence GTGCAACTTCACTGGCATACCGAGCCCCTTTTGCTGATCAGCCTGTTGCTGACCGGCTGGCTCTACGCGCTCGGAACAGGCCCCCTGCGCACACGAATCGCCAAACGCAACATCCCCTATCCCTTCGGCCGTGCCGTCAGCTTCTATAGCGGACTCGCACTGGCCTACCTGGCGGTCGGTTCACCCCTCGACCAACTCGGCGAACAGTTCCTGTTCAGTGCCCACATGGTGCAACACATGTTGCTGATCTATTTCACTCCGACACTCTTCTTTTTTGGCACCCCGCCCTGGTTGGTCGACTGGCTGCTGCAGCCCCTCCCAATTAGGAGAACCATGCGTTTCCTCACCCACCCGGCCTTTGGCGGGTTTACCTTCACTTTTGTCTATACGGTCTGGCACATGCCCGTCGCCTACGAAATCGCCCTGCACGACAAGCGCCTGCATATCCTGGAACATTGGACCATGTTCTCGCTCGGCACGCTGATGCTCTGGCCCTTCCTGACCAACTCAAGCCTCGTCCCAAAACGCAGCTACCCGGTCCGGCTCGTCACCATCTTCCTGCTCATGGTGGGACAGTTGCCGGTCTTCGCCTTCCTGACTTTTTCCGGCGACGCGATTTATCCGACCTATGCCTGGGCACCCCGCATCATCAATCTGGACCCGTTAAACGACCAAATTATCGGCGGAATCATCATGAAAGTCGTGAATATGGGATTTTCGCTTACAATTCTGGGAACATGCTTCTATTTATGGGCGAAAAGTGAAGCGACTGATGATGTGGAGGCATCGATTCCTCCCGGTAAGGCCGCGCTCACTCGGTAA
- a CDS encoding cytochrome C oxidase subunit IV family protein, translated as MSEAHYHPVPVADPHAGDENEKYHAFVNLALILAAVTGVELVLVYLPFAPAFVMSVLVALSLFKFLAVVSWFMHLIYDKLLLSLAFATGMSIAFGTFTALMFIMDTKYVAPPEIPGM; from the coding sequence ATGAGCGAAGCCCACTACCACCCCGTACCGGTCGCCGACCCCCACGCCGGCGACGAAAATGAAAAGTACCACGCCTTTGTGAACCTGGCCTTGATCCTGGCCGCCGTTACGGGCGTCGAGCTCGTGCTCGTCTACCTGCCTTTCGCCCCGGCCTTCGTCATGTCCGTGCTCGTCGCGCTCTCACTGTTTAAATTCCTGGCCGTGGTCTCCTGGTTCATGCACCTGATCTACGACAAGCTCCTGCTCTCCCTGGCCTTTGCCACCGGCATGTCGATTGCCTTTGGCACCTTTACCGCACTGATGTTTATCATGGACACGAAATATGTCGCACCCCCCGAAATTCCGGGGATGTAG
- a CDS encoding cytochrome c oxidase subunit 3: MSTAATAQQDGHRNLIIDNKKLLMWLFLGSDCMFFGTLISTHLIYRKLYPEEYDPTHLFSLELTSFSTFILLMSSFLMALSVSAMHKGELKSFRRNVIGVILFGLIFLGCQVYEFTHFVHEGLTLSTGTFGSTFYLMTGTHGTHVAIGVFWLTCMLFHSYSGKMDAHESAVDVEVAGLYWHFVDIVWIVIFTAVYLIEFI; this comes from the coding sequence ATGAGCACAGCTGCGACTGCCCAACAAGACGGACACCGGAACCTGATCATCGACAACAAGAAATTGTTGATGTGGCTCTTCCTAGGCTCCGACTGTATGTTTTTCGGAACCCTGATCTCGACCCACCTCATCTACCGGAAGCTCTACCCGGAAGAGTATGATCCCACCCACCTGTTCAGCCTCGAACTGACCTCGTTTTCGACCTTCATCCTGCTCATGAGCTCCTTCCTCATGGCCCTGTCCGTATCGGCCATGCACAAGGGAGAGTTGAAAAGCTTTCGCCGGAACGTCATCGGGGTGATCCTCTTCGGACTGATTTTCCTCGGCTGCCAGGTCTACGAGTTCACCCACTTCGTGCACGAAGGCCTGACACTCAGCACCGGCACCTTCGGATCCACCTTCTACCTGATGACCGGCACCCACGGCACCCACGTCGCGATCGGTGTATTCTGGCTGACCTGTATGCTATTCCACTCCTACAGCGGAAAAATGGACGCTCACGAAAGCGCGGTGGATGTTGAAGTTGCCGGACTTTACTGGCACTTTGTGGACATCGTGTGGATCGTCATTTTCACCGCTGTCTATCTCATCGAATTCATCTGA